One region of Miscanthus floridulus cultivar M001 chromosome 19, ASM1932011v1, whole genome shotgun sequence genomic DNA includes:
- the LOC136525382 gene encoding uncharacterized protein, with product MSMNNLAIAGGWADLPRDLLESVLARLPVPDRVRFPVVCTAWQSAHTAAAAAAGLPQAAPSPWLMLPFNPTARAGRNDDGSAKLLVARFLSLAEGRAYAIRQPAPAARDRLCFGSSPDGWLVTADACSELSLLNPVTGAQLRLPPAATLPFVDARRGADGRVESYGLRFSFADDGGGECGEEALVPPEMLAPDRLRYEVYEKAVVVSAPRRVGTSASSWGGYAVLLICQPLGRLALSRAGDAEWALLNADAPGRCWVDAVRASLSSGTDGSRRDHQPVYTMDAAGRVDAWDTDAATAPRAVTLAPPCVYSCSGHSCAMSAACRKYLVELSPGRLLQVHRLREAVHARYAWEPRPEYVEYTTTGVELFEWTAATGQWARADGKDRVLGGRALFLGKSASLCVPADDAGWCAGVRANCVYFTDDGPWSHDRCHEVAPDVGVLDVTDGSYRPPRGAARDLLWKWPPPVWVFPSLAG from the coding sequence ATGTCGATGAACAACCTCGCCATCGCTGGCGGGTGGGCCGACCTACCGCGCGACCTCCTCGAGTCCGTCCTCGCCCGCCTCCCCGTGCCGGACCGCGTCCGCTTCCCGGTCGTCTGCACCGCGTGGCAGTCGgcccacaccgccgccgccgccgccgcggggctTCCTCAGGCCGCGCCGTCCCCATGGCTCATGCTCCCCTTCAACCCGACCGCACGGGCCGGCCGAAACGACGACGGGAGCGCCAAGCTCTTGGTGGCGCGGTTCCTGAGCCTGGCGGAGGGCCGGGCGTACGCGATCCGTCAGCCGGCGCCGGCCGCCCGCGACCGCCTCTGCTTCGGCTCGTCGCCCGACGGGTGGCTCGTCACCGCCGACGCCTGCTCGGAGCTGAGCCTCCTGAACCCGGTCACGGGCGCGCAGCTCCGCCTCCCGCCCGCCGCCACGCTCCCGTTCGTCGACGCCCGCCGCGGCGCCGACGGCCGCGTCGAAAGCTACGGCCTGCGGTTCTCCTTCGccgacgacggcggtggcgagTGCGGCGAGGAGGCGCTGGTCCCGCCGGAGATGCTCGCGCCCGACAGGCTCCGGTACGAGGTGTACGAGAAGGCCGTCGTTGTGTCGGCGCCGCGGAGGGTTGGCACCTCGGCCTCCTCCTGGGGCGGGTACGCCGTGCTGCTCATCTGCCAGCCCCTGGGCCGCCTCGCCCTCTCGCGGGCGGGGGACGCGGAGTGGGCGCTGCTCAACGCCGACGCGCCCGGGCGGTGCTGGGTGGACGCCGTGCGCGCTTCGTTGTCGTCCGGCACGGACGGGAGCCGGCGCGACCATCAGCCGGTGTACACGATGGACGCCGCGGGGCGCGTCGACGCGTGGGACACGGACGCCGCCACGGCGCCCAGGGCGGTCACGCTCGCGCCGCCGTGCGTCTACTCGTGCTCGGGCCACTCGTGCGCCATGTCGGCGGCGTGCCGCAAGTACCTCGTGGAGCTCTCGCCGGGGCGCCTGCTGCAGGTGCACCGCCTCCGCGAGGCAGTGCACGCGCGGTACGCGTGGGAGCCCCGGCCGGAGTACGTGGAGTATACCACCACCGGCGTCGAGCTCTTCGAGTGGACGGCTGCCACCGGCCAGTGGGCGCGGGCGGACGGCAAGGACCGCGTCCTGGGCGGGCGCGCGCTGTTCCTCGGGAAGAGCGCGTCGCTGTGCGTCCCGGCGGACGATGCCGGGTGGTGCGCCGGGGTGAGGGCTAACTGTGTCTACTTCACCGACGACGGGCCGTGGTCGCACGACCGGTGTCACGAGGTGGCGCCGGACGTGGGCGTGCTGGACGTCACCGACGGGAGCTACAGGCCGCCGCGCGGCGCCGCCAGGGACCTGCTGTGGAAGTGGCCGCCCCCGGTTTGGGTGTTCCCGTCGCTGGCCGGCTGA